A portion of the Ascochyta rabiei chromosome 13, complete sequence genome contains these proteins:
- a CDS encoding YmL10, with protein sequence MPPRLQILRLARPVLSTPQRTTVPFAILAQQRCASILSSLSDNKGAYNKRIKRGRGPASGKGKTAGRGQKGQHAHGKVPAGFEGGQTPQWITNPERGRGKYNPFKVEMSPINLDRIQSWIDQGRLDPSKPITMKELAKSRCLHGVKRHGVKLLAKNPEQLTTPINIIVSRASAEAIARIEALGGSVTTRFYSPTSIKRVLRGDSHPTISLSASPSLISLSASHTPSLIPSPILSALAASTADAEKKEALGAVMRQVGQQYRYRLPDATGRKDIEYYRDPAHRGYLAYTLKENESPSLFFKPPREAKDKKKQSAKRDAAKASAENRLF encoded by the exons CAACGATGCGCCTCGATCCTCTCGTCGCTCTCGGACAACAAAGGCGCCTACAACAAGCGGATCAAGCGTGGTCGCGGTCCGGCCTCGGGCAAGGGAAAGACGGCTGGACGTGGTCAGAAGGGTCAGCACGCGCACGGAAAGGTGCCGGCGGGCTTCGAGGGAGGTCAGACGCCGCAATGGATCACGAACCCTGAGCGCGGCCGGGGGAAGTACAATCCGTTCAAGGTGGAGATGAGCCCAATCAACCTGGACCGCATACAGAGCTGGATCGACCAGGGGAGACTCGACCCAAGCAAGCCGATCACAATGAAGGAGCTGGCCAAGAGCAGGTGTCTGCACGGCGTCAAGAGGCACGGCGTCAAGCTGCTGGCGAAG AACCCAGAGCAGCTCACGACCCCCATCAACATCATCGTCTCGCGCGCCTCCGCCGAAGCCATCGCCCGCATCGAAGCCCTCGGCGGCAGCGTCACCACACGCTTCTACAGCCCAACCTCGATCAAACGCGTTCTGCGCGGCGACTCGCACCCCACCATCTCGCTGTCCGCCTCGCCCTCGCTCATCTCGCTCTCAGCTTCGCACACGCCCTCGCTGATCCCCTCGCCCATCCTCTCCGCGCTCGCCGCCTCGACCGCCGACgcggagaagaaggaagccCTGGGCGCGGTGATGCGGCAGGTGGGGCAACAGTACCGCTACAGGCTGCCCGATGCAACGGGCCGCAAGGACATTGAATACTACCGCGATCCGGCGCACAGGGGCTATCTGGCCTACACGCTCAAGGAGAACGAGAGCCCCAGTTTGTTCTTCAAGCCCCCGCGCGAGGCAAAGGACAAGAAGAAGCAGAGCGCCAAGCGCGACGCCGCCAAGGCGTCTGCCGAGAACAGGCTGTTCTAA